Proteins from a single region of Dysosmobacter acutus:
- a CDS encoding S-layer homology domain-containing protein — translation MKKRIGSLLLILALCFTLLPTAALAAENSAATWNGTADTSWYTDHETDTEYRFTTAEQLAGLAQLVNDKTASVSFKGKTIYLDNDLDLSGSQWTPIGDGSNQGRFFAGTFDGQHHKIMNLHHHSTGDELIRNGLFGVVSDGGTLKNLLVIDADIASNDGSLLAGILADWVNGGTVENCYTSGRIENNVGDKMVGGLIGQCTWSTQVKGCGSDAAVVSTEGSFEHADTVGGLIGQWENSSGNSSITDCWFGGSVSCDNIYSAVGGILGANFDFYGEPGVTIRNCLVATKDITSKEPGNVTWIAAVATPRITNCIWPDTPPDGVTLDEETYPDNKGNYLAVVKLVVDLNAGTAGADPTFDQSSCGTAESNFTSTDVLTGLQDHAGAGIGWVAGIKHPTFAWDDNNILADYTAVDAAIAAAKAIDSNLYSNYADVEKAIYAVDRTKSKAEQAEVDAMAQAIEDAINALVRRSSGGDDSDPTYAIEVGEDIRNGTVTANRRYAERGDTVTITVKPDDGFKLDDLTVTDKNGNELKLTDKGNGKYTFKMPAGKVTVSATFAPEKTAADYFADVPANSYYADAVLWAAKNGITGGIGNGLFGPNQPCTRAQIVTFLWRAAGSPVVNYAMNMTDVAEDAYYAEAVRWALSEGITTGTGDGKFSPDTTCTRAQSVTFLFRAIGKLVDSKAEFSDVLTDSYYANAVAWAVENGVTNGIGNGLFGPDNSCTRAQIVTFLFRAYQGK, via the coding sequence ATGAAAAAACGCATCGGAAGTCTGCTGCTTATTCTGGCATTGTGTTTTACGCTGTTGCCAACGGCAGCGCTGGCGGCAGAGAATAGCGCTGCCACATGGAACGGTACGGCAGATACAAGCTGGTACACCGACCATGAGACGGACACTGAATACCGTTTCACCACTGCCGAACAGTTGGCCGGTTTAGCACAGTTAGTCAATGACAAAACTGCATCTGTATCATTTAAAGGGAAAACGATTTACTTAGATAATGACCTCGACTTATCCGGCTCCCAGTGGACTCCCATTGGAGATGGCAGTAACCAGGGAAGATTTTTTGCTGGTACTTTTGATGGACAGCATCATAAAATCATGAATCTGCATCATCACTCTACTGGTGACGAACTTATTCGAAATGGACTATTCGGAGTTGTTTCTGACGGTGGTACATTAAAGAATTTACTTGTTATAGACGCTGATATTGCCTCAAATGATGGTTCGTTACTTGCCGGCATTTTGGCAGATTGGGTCAATGGCGGCACAGTTGAAAACTGCTATACAAGCGGAAGAATAGAAAACAATGTTGGCGACAAGATGGTTGGTGGACTGATTGGTCAATGCACTTGGAGTACACAAGTAAAAGGCTGCGGCTCGGATGCTGCGGTTGTTAGTACAGAAGGCAGTTTCGAGCATGCTGATACCGTGGGAGGATTGATTGGCCAGTGGGAAAACTCTTCAGGCAATTCGTCGATTACTGATTGCTGGTTTGGTGGTTCTGTTTCCTGCGATAATATCTACTCAGCTGTAGGTGGTATTCTCGGCGCAAACTTTGATTTTTACGGAGAACCCGGCGTAACAATCAGAAACTGTCTGGTTGCGACAAAGGACATTACCAGCAAAGAGCCGGGGAATGTTACTTGGATTGCTGCCGTTGCAACACCCCGTATTACAAACTGCATCTGGCCGGATACCCCTCCTGATGGTGTAACGCTTGATGAAGAAACATATCCTGATAATAAAGGCAATTACTTAGCCGTTGTTAAGCTGGTGGTTGATTTGAATGCAGGTACTGCGGGTGCCGACCCGACCTTTGACCAGTCATCGTGCGGCACTGCTGAATCCAACTTCACCTCCACAGATGTTCTCACTGGCCTTCAAGATCATGCCGGTGCAGGCATTGGATGGGTAGCCGGTATCAAGCATCCGACCTTTGCATGGGATGATAATAACATTTTGGCCGACTACACCGCTGTCGATGCCGCCATCGCTGCTGCAAAAGCAATCGACAGCAACCTTTACTCGAACTATGCTGATGTAGAAAAGGCGATTTACGCTGTTGACAGAACCAAGAGCAAGGCAGAGCAGGCCGAAGTAGACGCTATGGCGCAGGCCATTGAGGACGCTATCAATGCTCTGGTTCGGAGAAGCTCCGGTGGCGACGATAGCGACCCGACTTACGCCATCGAGGTGGGCGAGGACATCCGGAACGGCACAGTGACAGCAAACCGCCGCTACGCCGAGCGTGGTGATACCGTGACAATCACCGTCAAGCCGGACGATGGTTTCAAACTGGATGACCTCACCGTTACCGACAAGAACGGCAATGAATTGAAGTTGACCGACAAGGGCAACGGCAAGTACACTTTCAAAATGCCTGCCGGCAAGGTCACGGTAAGTGCGACCTTTGCGCCGGAGAAAACCGCGGCTGACTATTTTGCCGATGTTCCCGCCAACAGCTATTATGCTGACGCGGTTTTGTGGGCGGCGAAGAACGGCATCACCGGCGGTATCGGCAACGGCCTCTTTGGGCCGAACCAGCCTTGCACCCGCGCACAGATCGTCACCTTCCTGTGGCGTGCGGCCGGTTCTCCCGTGGTGAATTACGCTATGAACATGACAGATGTTGCCGAGGACGCGTACTACGCCGAAGCTGTCCGCTGGGCGCTGAGCGAGGGCATCACCACCGGTACCGGTGACGGCAAGTTCAGCCCCGACACGACCTGCACCCGTGCCCAGAGCGTGACTTTCCTGTTCCGTGCCATTGGTAAGCTGGTCGATAGCAAGGCAGAGTTCAGCGATGTTCTTACCGATAGCTACTATGCAAACGCTGTGGCATGGGCCGTGGAAAATGGCGTGACCAACGGCATCGGCAATGGCCTGTTCGGGCCAGACAATAGCTGCACCCGCGCACAAATCGTTACTTTCCTTTTCAGAGCCTATCAGGGCAAGTAA
- a CDS encoding C40 family peptidase: protein MEKIKEKPALSERVKEKAVSAPKELLRKMLDDGSERLRTQLRDTAQRGRRDEYGGDAIEDTAASGLHRAEKELLKQRKKKNTEQSASPQGDASAPSSNSDVPPVIRTREAEAARVSTPPPPAQEQARQAAMKQAIKTKNAYISTQGGTAVTEVPEPQRQGQQAFIQEQGRKASRQQAQRRQAEQRFRHQDDLRGDSLRTEGFKPTSRGRIKERGGIQQPKKHQLPEPKTPNYAAGIAPKAREGSKSAVLSAEQAVRSSTVHATAAGTHAAREAAMQMAKRQQMTKAAETATQKTAQAAGRALRSIIAAAQSLLAAIAAGGSTVVAMVLVICLIGLLIVSPFGIFFSGEDSGTGYTMPEAVSVLNGEFAARIEQIKTENPYDELDMDNAGSAAMISNWRDVLAVYAVRTTTDNASPDEVATLTEEKMEILREIFWDMNAITYWTEIVPGGKDEADTVILHIIVTIKTHLQMADEYQFNTEQRRLLEELMQPKYQELFMVLTGSYQDIELSPDEVAKIIENLPANLSENRKQVVLTAYQLLGKVHYFWGGKSLIIGWDSRWGMPMKVTAEGSSTTGTVRPFGLDCSGMVDWVFYNQSGGQYVIGHGGGATAQHSYCTPIAWSDAQPGDLAFYPGDSHVGIVCGFDSGGNIMIIHCASGANNVVVTGKIGFTSIGRPEYFAD, encoded by the coding sequence ATGGAGAAAATTAAAGAAAAACCGGCGCTGAGTGAGCGTGTCAAAGAGAAAGCTGTATCCGCTCCAAAGGAGCTTTTGCGCAAGATGTTGGATGACGGCTCGGAGCGTCTGCGGACTCAGCTCCGGGATACCGCCCAGCGGGGGCGGCGGGATGAATATGGCGGCGACGCCATTGAGGACACCGCCGCCAGTGGCCTGCACCGCGCCGAAAAGGAACTGCTGAAGCAGCGCAAGAAGAAAAACACGGAGCAGAGCGCGTCACCCCAGGGTGACGCCTCTGCTCCCAGCTCCAACAGCGACGTGCCGCCTGTCATCCGCACCAGAGAAGCCGAAGCGGCGAGGGTAAGCACTCCGCCGCCGCCTGCGCAGGAACAGGCACGGCAGGCGGCTATGAAGCAGGCAATCAAGACAAAGAATGCCTACATCAGCACTCAAGGCGGGACCGCCGTAACGGAAGTGCCGGAGCCGCAACGGCAGGGCCAGCAGGCGTTCATTCAGGAGCAGGGCCGCAAAGCGTCCCGCCAGCAGGCACAGCGCAGGCAGGCAGAGCAGCGGTTCCGACACCAGGATGATCTGCGTGGAGATTCGCTGCGTACGGAAGGTTTCAAGCCAACCAGCAGGGGCAGAATCAAAGAGCGCGGCGGCATCCAGCAGCCAAAGAAGCACCAACTCCCCGAACCGAAAACGCCAAATTACGCTGCGGGGATCGCGCCAAAAGCGCGTGAGGGCAGCAAATCTGCGGTGTTGTCCGCCGAACAGGCCGTGCGCTCCTCCACCGTCCATGCGACTGCGGCTGGAACACACGCTGCCAGAGAAGCGGCCATGCAGATGGCCAAGCGGCAGCAGATGACAAAAGCGGCAGAAACCGCAACGCAGAAAACCGCGCAGGCGGCGGGCCGCGCGCTGCGCTCCATCATTGCCGCTGCCCAGAGCTTACTTGCGGCAATAGCGGCTGGTGGGAGCACAGTTGTAGCCATGGTGCTGGTGATTTGTCTGATTGGACTTCTGATCGTGTCGCCTTTTGGGATCTTTTTCTCCGGAGAGGACAGCGGCACCGGCTACACCATGCCGGAAGCTGTCAGCGTATTGAACGGCGAGTTCGCCGCCCGGATCGAGCAGATCAAGACAGAGAACCCCTACGATGAACTGGACATGGACAACGCTGGCAGCGCCGCCATGATTTCCAACTGGCGGGATGTGCTGGCTGTTTATGCTGTGCGGACCACCACGGACAACGCTTCACCGGATGAGGTCGCCACACTGACCGAAGAAAAAATGGAGATCCTTCGTGAAATCTTCTGGGACATGAACGCCATCACTTATTGGACGGAAATAGTACCAGGCGGCAAAGATGAAGCGGATACGGTCATTTTGCATATCATCGTCACAATAAAAACGCACCTGCAAATGGCGGATGAATACCAATTCAACACGGAACAGCGCAGATTGTTAGAGGAACTCATGCAGCCGAAATATCAGGAACTGTTCATGGTTTTGACGGGAAGTTATCAGGACATTGAACTGAGTCCCGACGAGGTGGCAAAGATCATAGAAAATCTCCCCGCCAATCTCAGCGAGAATCGCAAGCAAGTAGTTCTGACGGCGTATCAACTCTTGGGCAAAGTTCATTATTTCTGGGGAGGAAAGTCATTGATTATTGGCTGGGACAGCCGCTGGGGAATGCCGATGAAAGTTACTGCCGAAGGAAGCTCCACCACCGGCACTGTGCGGCCCTTCGGACTGGATTGTTCAGGAATGGTGGATTGGGTATTCTACAACCAGAGCGGCGGACAATACGTCATTGGGCATGGCGGCGGGGCCACTGCGCAGCACAGCTACTGTACGCCTATTGCTTGGAGTGACGCCCAGCCGGGAGACCTTGCCTTTTATCCGGGTGACAGCCATGTCGGCATTGTTTGCGGCTTTGACAGCGGCGGTAATATCATGATCATCCACTGCGCCAGTGGCGCGAATAATGTGGTGGTGACTGGGAAGATCGGCTTCACCTCGATTGGCAGGCCAGAGTATTTTGCGGATTGA